Proteins found in one Stigmatella erecta genomic segment:
- a CDS encoding sensor histidine kinase, translating to MDGLAQLLSTRREDLLRRIARKAPPARLLEVLPALLDRLQAALESPAAAPAEEALPGLSDMDAGPLRAGLSLVRECILDVWEETGGTADFQALRGLHRFLDLALEQAQSEADAATARRVQVESQVLLDTMLATAPVGLCFVSPELRFVHLNHTIAAFNGVSVEETLGRTLREVVPQMASDLEPLYQRVLETGEPVLDLEMSGTTPGLGGEQGFWLVSCYPVKDAGGHTFLMGSVVVDLTERKRSADAVARNAAKLEAILQSIPDAVYVGDARNIKHANARARELLGEDLQGVAPHELGRRLACRAPDTGEVLLPEDEPFTRALSGEAFTRELVLCHARTGKDLWMRIAAAPVRMGERIVSAVVVATDLTEHQHRESELRRAAEFRERFLGIVSHDLRNPLNAISLSAGALVREEGLSARAQKTAGRIVHSTERMGRMIGELLDFTRGRLGGGIPITRRPGDLRPLCRHVLDELRVARPDREVRLKGDGQFQGEWDGDRLAQLLGNLVKNALDYSPEDTPVTVSLHDEGAQVRLEVHNQGEPIPAEILPVIFEPFRRGVKAEDAKPSGLGLGLFIARQIALAHGGALEVRSSREEGTRFIVSLPRALPAT from the coding sequence CCGGCGGAAGAAGCCCTGCCGGGCCTCTCGGACATGGACGCGGGCCCGCTGCGGGCCGGACTGAGCCTCGTCCGGGAGTGCATCCTCGACGTGTGGGAGGAGACCGGCGGGACGGCGGACTTCCAGGCGCTGCGGGGGCTCCACCGCTTCCTGGACCTGGCGCTGGAGCAGGCCCAGTCGGAGGCGGACGCCGCCACGGCGCGGCGGGTCCAGGTCGAATCCCAGGTGCTGCTGGACACGATGCTGGCCACCGCGCCGGTGGGGCTGTGCTTCGTGAGCCCGGAGCTGCGCTTCGTGCACCTCAACCACACCATCGCCGCCTTCAACGGCGTGTCCGTGGAGGAGACCCTCGGGCGAACCCTGCGCGAGGTGGTTCCGCAGATGGCCTCCGACCTCGAGCCGCTCTACCAGCGGGTGCTGGAGACGGGGGAGCCCGTGCTCGACCTCGAGATGTCGGGCACGACGCCGGGCCTGGGCGGCGAGCAGGGCTTCTGGCTGGTGAGCTGCTACCCGGTGAAGGACGCCGGGGGGCACACCTTCCTGATGGGCTCGGTGGTGGTGGACCTCACCGAGCGCAAGCGGTCGGCGGACGCGGTGGCGCGCAACGCGGCGAAGCTGGAGGCCATTCTCCAGAGCATTCCGGACGCGGTGTACGTGGGGGACGCGCGGAACATCAAGCACGCCAATGCCCGGGCGCGCGAGCTGCTGGGCGAGGACCTGCAGGGGGTGGCGCCCCACGAGCTGGGCCGGCGCCTGGCGTGCCGGGCGCCGGACACCGGCGAAGTCCTCCTCCCCGAAGACGAGCCCTTCACGCGCGCCCTCTCGGGTGAGGCCTTCACGCGCGAGCTGGTGCTGTGCCACGCGCGCACGGGCAAGGATCTGTGGATGCGCATCGCGGCGGCGCCCGTGCGCATGGGCGAGCGCATCGTCAGCGCGGTGGTGGTGGCCACGGACCTGACGGAGCACCAGCACCGCGAGAGCGAGCTGCGGCGGGCGGCGGAGTTCCGCGAGCGCTTCCTGGGCATCGTCAGCCATGACCTGCGCAACCCGCTCAACGCCATCTCCCTGTCGGCCGGGGCGCTGGTGCGCGAGGAGGGCCTGTCCGCGCGGGCGCAGAAGACGGCCGGCCGCATCGTCCACAGCACCGAGCGGATGGGGCGGATGATCGGCGAGCTGCTGGACTTCACGCGGGGGCGGCTGGGCGGGGGCATCCCCATCACCCGGAGGCCCGGGGACTTGCGCCCGCTGTGCCGCCACGTGCTGGACGAGCTGCGCGTGGCCCGGCCCGACCGCGAGGTGCGGCTCAAGGGCGACGGCCAGTTCCAGGGCGAGTGGGACGGGGACCGGCTGGCGCAGCTGCTGGGGAACCTGGTGAAGAACGCGCTCGACTACAGCCCGGAGGACACGCCGGTGACGGTCAGCCTGCACGACGAGGGCGCCCAGGTGCGGCTGGAGGTGCACAACCAGGGCGAGCCCATCCCCGCGGAGATCCTCCCCGTCATCTTCGAGCCCTTCCGCCGGGGCGTGAAGGCGGAGGACGCGAAGCCCTCCGGGCTGGGGCTGGGGCTCTTCATCGCCCGGCAGATCGCCCTGGCGCACGGCGGGGCGCTGGAGGTGCGCTCCTCGCGGGAGGAGGGCACGCGCTTCATCGTGTCCCTGCCCCGGGCGCTGCCGGC